A region from the Maridesulfovibrio zosterae DSM 11974 genome encodes:
- a CDS encoding lysylphosphatidylglycerol synthase transmembrane domain-containing protein, producing MSYPEPKRSFFSAQLANFLKITLAACLIIWLIRSGSIRFDYLTVSKDHLGSFLGGILLIFLGMNVGAFRYKELLKGTEIRISTYNSLKINFVMYFFIQCVLGAASGDIARFFYTVRETGEKPKVGAAIIIDRIIGLMGLFVLAGIGILFNWETVLSSPQLQVLVPPLLAIIYGLWMSSFLGYLSLTRNKKTAITVGSTFSVLVILICLFSSSNSIKNEVWAAILIAIFGSLLAPIVAPELLQDGIIYKNFLSKTKIGSKIGEFTSALLLYRNKPKTIILTAILTAVQHILLIVSLYFFSQSQNLPAIPSFNELFFSSPLAYLAGLIPAPAAGLGVNEAAFETLLSAISNHVVYAGASIFLMQRIWITIFSLIGIPFLIRDKSKVIAT from the coding sequence TTGAGCTATCCAGAACCAAAAAGAAGTTTTTTTTCAGCACAACTCGCTAATTTTCTTAAAATAACACTTGCAGCATGCTTAATTATCTGGCTGATCAGATCAGGAAGCATACGTTTTGATTATCTAACTGTTTCAAAAGATCATCTTGGTTCTTTCTTGGGTGGAATTTTACTTATTTTTCTAGGTATGAATGTCGGTGCATTTAGGTATAAGGAACTACTAAAAGGAACAGAGATAAGGATTAGTACATACAACAGTCTTAAAATAAATTTTGTAATGTACTTCTTTATTCAGTGCGTGCTCGGCGCTGCCAGTGGGGACATTGCCCGTTTTTTTTATACAGTAAGAGAGACCGGAGAAAAACCCAAAGTAGGAGCCGCCATTATAATTGATCGTATTATAGGCCTCATGGGTCTTTTTGTTTTAGCTGGGATTGGTATCCTTTTTAACTGGGAGACTGTTTTATCATCACCACAATTACAAGTCCTTGTCCCACCTCTGCTAGCGATAATCTATGGCCTGTGGATGTCATCTTTCCTCGGATACCTATCTCTAACACGCAATAAAAAAACTGCAATTACAGTTGGCTCAACATTCTCAGTATTGGTCATACTCATATGCTTGTTTAGCTCCAGTAATTCTATAAAAAACGAAGTCTGGGCTGCTATTTTAATTGCAATTTTTGGTTCCCTCTTAGCCCCTATAGTTGCACCTGAATTATTGCAAGATGGTATTATTTATAAGAATTTTCTTAGTAAAACCAAAATTGGAAGTAAAATAGGAGAGTTCACATCGGCACTGCTATTATACAGAAATAAACCAAAAACGATTATTCTAACTGCGATCTTAACAGCTGTTCAACATATACTACTTATTGTATCACTTTACTTTTTTTCACAATCTCAAAATTTACCTGCAATACCATCATTTAATGAACTCTTCTTTTCAAGCCCTCTAGCTTATCTTGCAGGACTGATTCCTGCCCCTGCAGCAGGACTGGGAGTTAATGAAGCAGCATTCGAAACATTGCTTTCAGCAATCTCAAACCATGTAGTTTATGCCGGCGCTTCCATTTTTCTTATGCAAAGAATATGGATTACTATTTTTTCATTGATAGGGATTCCTTTTCTTATCAGAGATAAGTCAAAAGTTATTGCCACATAA
- a CDS encoding MarR family winged helix-turn-helix transcriptional regulator: MNSFPFGYLNAQVVRLNKAILAEKLEAIGITYCQIGFLMESLLNPGRTQDELSLILSIDKGATARTIAKLEKLKFLYREENPDNRRQKLVYPTDKAKEIHEDLTAVLMNANEEMLSGLDCDEKDLVMKCMVKIIDTCREKLGMPNLWDII; this comes from the coding sequence ATGAATTCGTTCCCGTTTGGTTATTTAAATGCACAGGTTGTAAGGCTTAATAAAGCTATTCTAGCAGAAAAGCTGGAGGCAATAGGAATTACTTATTGTCAGATCGGATTTTTGATGGAGTCATTATTAAATCCAGGAAGGACACAAGATGAGTTATCTTTGATATTGAGCATTGATAAAGGCGCTACAGCTAGAACAATCGCCAAGCTCGAAAAATTGAAATTTCTTTACAGAGAAGAAAATCCTGATAATAGAAGGCAAAAATTAGTATATCCTACTGATAAAGCTAAAGAAATACATGAAGATCTCACTGCTGTACTTATGAACGCGAATGAGGAAATGCTGTCCGGCTTAGATTGTGATGAGAAGGACTTGGTAATGAAGTGTATGGTCAAAATTATTGATACATGCAGAGAAAAACTTGGAATGCCAAATCTGTGGGATATTATTTAA
- a CDS encoding MFS transporter: protein MNDAKKRAVVFAVAITQFTMPFMFSAVGISLPVIGKEFGASGLDLSLVESIYVGSVAALLLPFGRLADMFGRQPMFRLGVLLYTIFTFLTGFAHSIETVIILRMAQGISGGMCIATNMALLTDSVPKEERGRAMGLAVAAVYVGLSAGPYIGGLVATHLGWRWLFYLGMIPLGISYIVAHRNLKEKFQSSVEKFDYAGSVLVALSVAALVFGGTSLNAGWLGPVLLVSGIACFALFIYTQDRFKNPLIELTLFKERKDFSDAALVQYINYAGTFGIVFLFSLYLQSVKGLTPHEAGLILVIQPIVQAVLSPPCGRLADKFSPRIIALLGMLACTTGTIMGALVTAQTSIPYLYTMFVILGVGFALFSSPNMMILMGSVPPSRFGFASAVSGGLRTVGMVTSMVIISIFLSTVMGDAPVSPESASSYLSVMHFSLITLSCLCILAVMVSARAVVRKSAVAKEDLCVQSAGSNEEM, encoded by the coding sequence ATGAATGATGCTAAGAAGAGAGCTGTAGTCTTTGCCGTAGCAATAACTCAGTTTACAATGCCGTTTATGTTTTCTGCTGTTGGGATTTCTTTGCCTGTTATTGGTAAGGAATTTGGCGCAAGCGGTCTGGATTTAAGTCTTGTTGAATCAATATATGTTGGTAGTGTGGCAGCACTTCTTCTTCCATTTGGAAGACTGGCGGATATGTTCGGAAGACAGCCTATGTTTCGTCTGGGAGTATTGCTGTACACGATCTTTACATTTCTTACCGGTTTTGCCCATTCTATTGAAACTGTAATCATACTACGTATGGCTCAAGGTATTTCCGGTGGAATGTGTATAGCTACAAATATGGCGTTGCTTACTGATTCCGTCCCGAAAGAAGAACGCGGAAGAGCAATGGGGCTTGCTGTTGCTGCTGTTTATGTAGGTTTGTCGGCAGGCCCGTATATAGGTGGTCTGGTCGCTACTCATCTAGGATGGCGCTGGTTATTCTATCTGGGCATGATTCCGCTTGGTATTTCTTATATTGTTGCTCATCGCAATCTGAAAGAAAAGTTTCAATCGTCTGTGGAGAAATTTGATTATGCCGGAAGCGTTTTGGTTGCTCTTTCTGTTGCAGCCCTTGTTTTTGGAGGAACAAGCCTGAATGCAGGGTGGCTTGGACCTGTTTTACTTGTTTCAGGTATTGCCTGTTTCGCGTTGTTTATTTACACGCAGGATAGGTTTAAGAATCCGTTGATTGAATTAACTCTTTTTAAAGAACGTAAGGATTTTTCCGATGCTGCTCTGGTACAGTATATCAACTATGCCGGAACATTCGGTATCGTCTTTCTCTTTAGTCTCTACCTGCAAAGTGTAAAAGGGCTTACTCCTCATGAAGCCGGGCTCATACTTGTGATCCAGCCTATAGTTCAGGCCGTTTTATCACCTCCCTGCGGAAGACTCGCAGATAAATTTTCTCCGCGCATTATTGCCTTGCTTGGTATGCTTGCCTGCACGACAGGAACAATTATGGGTGCGCTGGTTACTGCTCAGACCTCTATACCGTATCTTTACACAATGTTTGTCATTCTTGGTGTTGGTTTTGCGCTATTTTCATCTCCTAATATGATGATTCTTATGGGTAGTGTTCCTCCATCTCGTTTTGGTTTTGCTTCTGCTGTCAGTGGCGGTTTACGTACTGTCGGTATGGTAACCAGTATGGTCATTATCTCTATTTTTCTTTCAACCGTAATGGGGGATGCTCCGGTCTCTCCTGAATCAGCTTCTTCATACCTATCCGTAATGCATTTCTCATTAATTACTCTTTCCTGCCTGTGTATACTGGCAGTAATGGTTTCTGCGAGAGCTGTTGTACGGAAGTCAGCAGTTGCCAAAGAAGACCTTTGTGTGCAATCTGCCGGAAGTAACGAGGAGATGTAA